A region of the Paracoccaceae bacterium genome:
CAGTACAGGGCATCCTTGCGGATGTCGAAGTAGATCGACGACAGATCCGTGGTCGCAAAGGCAAAGAGCCGCTGGAACACGCCCTGGAAGTCATAGGCCGCGTAGCCGCTGCGCACCTCGGCATCCAGTTCGGCCAGCCGGTGCAGGACCCAGCGTTCCAGTTCCGGCATCTCGGCGGGCGCCACACGCTCGGTCTCGTCGAAATCCTTCAGGTTGCCCAGCATGAAGCGCAGCGTGTTGCGCAACCGGCGATAGCTGTCGGCCACGCCCTTCAGGATTTCCTTGCCGATCCGCAGATCCTGCGTGTAGTCGGACTGTGCCACCCAGAGGCGCAGGATGTCGGCGCCGTATTCGTCGATCACCGCCTGCGGCGCCACGGTGTTGCCGAGCGACTTGGACATCTTCATGCCCTTCTCGTCCAGCGTGAACCCGTGGGTCAGGACGCCCCGGTATGGCGCGCGCCCCTTGGTGCCGCAGGCCTGCAACAGGCTGGAATGGAACCATCCGCGATGCTGGTCGGTGCCTTCAAGGTAAAGGTCGGCGATGCCGTCCGCCGCGCCGTCCGCCCGGTCGCGCAGCACGAAGGCATGGGTCGAGCCGGAGTCGAACCACACGTCTAGGATGTCGAAGACCTGTTCATAGGCTGCGCTATCCACAAGGCCATCAAGGACGCGTTCCTTGAATCCCTGCACATACCAGACATCGGCGCCCTCGGCCTCGAAGGCCGCGACGATCCGGGCATTCACCCGTTCGTCGCGCAGCAGGAACTCGGGATCGGTCGGCCGTGCGCCCTTCCTGACAAAGCAGGTCAGCGGCACGCCCCAGGCCCGCTGGCGCGACAGCACCCAGTCGGGCCGCGCCTCGATCATCGAATGCAGGCGGTTGCGGCCCGTCTGCGGGGTCCATGTGACAAGCTCGTTGATCGAGGCCAGGGCCCGGCTGCGGATCGTGTCGCCATGCGCACCCATGCCGTCATCCAGCTTGCGGTCGATGGCGACAAACCACTGTGGCGTGTTGCGATAGATCACCGGCGCCTTCGACCGCCAGGAATGCGGGTAGGAATGGCGCAGCTTGGCCTTGGCGAAAAGCGCCCCCGCCCCGTGCAGCGCCCTGATGACGCTGACGTTGGCGGGGCCTTCCTTGCCCTCGGGCGTGATGATGTGCTGCCCGCCGAAGATCGGCACGTCGGCCCGATAGCTGCCGTCGGGCTCGACGTTGTAGGTCATCGGCAGGCCGAACTTCTGGCCGAGGATGTAGTCGTCATCGCCATGGCTGGGCGCGGTATGCACGAACCCGGTGCCCGCGTCGTCGGTGACATGCTCGCCGGGCAGCATGGGCACGTCATAGTCCCATTCGCCGTTGCCGCCCTCGATCCCGCGGAAGGGGTGGGCAAGGGTCAGGGCCCCCAACTCATCGGCAGTCACATCCCGCAGCCGACGATACATCGTGCCGTCCAGCTTGGCCGCGGCCATCACCTGCGCGGCCAGATTGTCGGCCATCAGATAGGTCGAGCCGATGGTGGCGTTGCTTTCCGCAGGGCGCCCCGTGACCTCATAGAGACCATAGGAAATGGACGGGTTGAACGCGACCGCCCGGTTCTGCGGGATGGTCCAGGGGGTGGTGGTCCAGATCAGGACGCGGGCGGATCGCAACGCCTGATGCCGCAGCAATTGCTCATGGGATTCAGGGTTTGTGCCCCCAATCCCAAGGTAGCTCGTGCTGGCCACCCGGAACGGCACCCAGACCTGATGGCTGGTATGCTCGTGATACTCCACCTCCGCCTCGGCCAGCGCGGTCTTTTCCACCGGCGACCACATCACCGGCTTCGACCCCTGATAGAGCGACCCGTTCATCAGGAACTGCATGAACTCGGCCGCGATCACCGCCTCGGCGTGGTAGTCCATTGTCAGATAGGGGCGATCCCAGGCGCCGGTCACGCCCAGGCGCTTGAATTCCGCCCGCTGCACGTCGATCCAGCCTTCGGCGAACTTGCGGCATTCCTGGCGGAACGCGACCGTGTCCACGTCGTCCTTGTTCAGGCCCTTGGCGCGATACTGCTCCTCGATCTTCCATTCGATCGGCAGGCCGTGGCAGTCCCAGCCCGGCACATAGCGGCTGTCGCGGCCCATCATCTGCTGCGACCGGACCACCATGTCCTTCAGCACCTTGTTCAGCGCGTGCCCGATGTGCAGATGCCCGTTGGCATAGGGGGGGCCGTCGTGCAGGACAAAGGGCGCGCGACCGGCCGCCCGCTCGCGCAGGCGGTCATAGACCCCGATCCGCGCCCAGCGGTCCAGCCAGCCGGGTTCGCGCTGCGGCAGGCCCGCGCGCATCGGAAACTCGGTTTCGGGCAGGAAGACGGTATCGCGGTAATCGGGCGCGGTCGTGGTATCGGCGCACATGGGGGCGGTCCTTCGGGAAAGCGGGACGGGAACGGCAGGAACCCCGGCGCCCGTGTCAGGGCGCCGGGCGGCTAATTCGTTTATCGCACCCGGTTCGCATCGGCGGCGTTATAGGCGCGCGGCCCTGCGCCGTAAAGGCCGGGCGGTCAGGTCGCAAAGGGATCGGTTTCATAGGCCACATGGGTCAGGCACAGGCCCTGCGGCGGCGCCACCGGCCCGCAGGCCGCGCGGTCGCGGGCGGCGATCGCATCGGCCATCCGGCGCGGCGCCCATGCCCCTGCCCCCACCCGTTCAAGCGTGCCCACCATCGAGCGCACCTGGCTGTGCAGGAAGGATCGCGCGCGGAAGGTCAGGCGGATCTCCTGCCCGCCCGGCAGCGGCAGCGCCTCGACCCCGGCCGCGTCCAGCGTCTTGACCGGGCTTTGCGCCTGGCACAGCGCGGCGCGGAAGGTGGTGAAGTCGTGCCTGCCGATCAGATGCGCCGCGCCGGCCCGCATCGCCCCGGCGTCGAGCGGCGGCGCGACGTGCCAGGCCGTGCCGCGGTCCAGCACCGGCGGGGCGCGGCGGTTGACGATGCGGTACAGGTACTGCCGTTCCCGGGCCGAGAACCGGGCGTGGAAATCTGCCCCGACCTGCGCGCAGGCGGTCACCGCCACGGGCAGGGGCCGCAGATGGGCATTCACCGCCTGCAGCAGGCGAAAGACGTCCCAGTCGCGCGACAGGTCGGCATGGGCCACCTGCCCGGTCGCATGCACCCCGGCGTCGGTCCGCCCGGCACCCTGCACCACCGGCGCGGCCGGATCGAGCCGGGCAAGCGCCGCCTCGACCGCGCCCTGCACCGAGGCGTGGCCTTCCGACTGGCGCTGCCAGCCGTGGAAGGGCGTTCCGTCATATTCGATGCGAAAGGCATAGCGCGGCATGATCCGCGCCCTAGCCTGCCGTGTCGTCCCGCGCAACCGCCCCTTTCGCCGGAAGACGGGGGTTCCTATTGTCTGGGGATCGACAAGGCAGGAGTGGCCGCGTGGCGGGACTGGTGGGCGGGATCGTACGCGGCGCGGGCGACGTCGTGCAGGGGCTTTCGGAGTCCCTGTTCGAGGAGCCGCGCATCCGCCTTGGCGTGACGGGCCTCGCCCGTGCGGGCAAGACCGTGTTCATCACCTCGCTGGTCGCCAACCTGATGGACCGCGCCCGGATGGTTCAGTTCTCGGCTGCGGACCAGATCGAGACAGCCTTTCTGCAACCGCAGCCGCATGTCACGCTGCCGCGCTTCGAGTATGAGGCGCATCTGGCCGCGCTGACCGGTCCGGCGCCACGCTGGCCCGCATCGACGCGGCAGATCTCGGAACTGCGCCTGTCGCTGCGGCTGCGGCCGCAGGGTTTGTTCGGGGGGCTTCGTGGGCCACGGACGCTGCACCTCGACATCATCGACTATCCCGGCGAATGGCTGCTGGACGTGGCGCTGCTCGATCTCGACTATGCGGCCTGGTGCGACCGCACCCTTGCCAGGATCGAGGGCCGGGCCGAGGCGGCCGCATTCCTGGCACAGGCCCGCGCGGCCGACGGCAGCCTGCCCTTCGACGAGGAAACGGCGCGGCAGCTGGCGGCGGCCTGGACGGACCATCTGTCGGCGGCGCGGGATGCCGGCTGGTCTGACTGCACGCCGGGCCGGTTCCTGCTGCCGGGGGATCTGGCGGGGTCGCCGGTGCTGACCTTCGCGCCGCTGCCGCCGCCCTCGTCTACTCCGCGCGGTTCCCTGTGGCGCGAGATGTCGCGCCGGTTCGTGGCCTACCGTGACCGCGTGGTGGCCCCCTTCTTCCGCGACCACTTTGCGCGGATCGACCGGCAGGTGGTGCTGATGGACGTTCTGGGAGCAATCCATGCGGGGCCACGGGCGCTTGAGGACCAGCGGCGCACCATGGCGGAAATCCTGTCGGCCTTCCGGCCCGGCACCACCGGCATGCTGCTGCGCCTGCTGGGGGCAAAGCGGGTCGAGCGCATCCTGTTCGCGGCGACCAAGGCCGACCATCTGCACCACACCGAACACCCCCGCATGACGGCGATCATCGAGGCCATGCTGCGCGAGGCGCGCGACCGCGCGGCCTTTGCAGGCGCCCGGACCATGGCGCTTTCGCTGGCCAGCCTGCGTGCGACCACCGAGGAGATGCGTGATCATGGCGGCGTGGCCCTGCCCTGCGTGCGCGGCACCCTGGAGGGAACCGGTCGGCAGGCCGCGCTGTTCCCCGGCCACCTTCCCGAGGATCCGGGCCGCCTGCTGTCGCCCGCCCGCGAGGGGGCCGAGCGTTGGCTGGATGGCGACTGGCGGCTGATGACCTTTGCCCCGGCCGCGCTGTCGCTGAAGCCGGGCGAGGGGCCGCCGCATATCCGGCTGGACCGCGCGGCGGATTTCCTGCTGTCCGACCGGCTGGCCTGAGCCGATTGCGCGGCGCGCACCGGTGGTGCTAGCCTGCGTCGATGGATGTGATCATCGACATCGCCGCGCCGACACCCGCCCGATACGACGTCGCCGGAACCACCGCCGCCGCGTTGCGTCGCGCGCTGTCGCGTCATGGCGAATGGGGGCAGTTCAGCGGCAGGCTGACCGTGACGCCGCAGGGTCGGCCGACGGTCAGCCGTGTCCGGGTGGCCTGCAGGCCGGTGGTGACCATGCCGAACTGGACCAACCGCGCCGACGCGCCGCGCGACCTTCAGGCGAAATGGGACCGGATGTATGCCGCACTCGAACGCCATGAGCGGGGGCATGAGGATATCCTGCGGCGCATCGCCAACGAGTTCCGCGACGACGTGCAGGCGATGGACCCCGCGCCCGACCGCAACCGCCTGCGCCGCCTCGGCCGCGAACTGCTGCGCGAACACCGGGCACGTCAGGTCAGCTATGACCGCGCGACCAGCCACGGACAGCGCGATGGCGTCGAGCTGCCCGACTGACAGCCCAAGGCTTGACCGCGGGGCGGGGAATGCGCACCTCTCCCCGAGGCGCTGCCGCGCCGGAGCCTGCCATGTCCGCCCCGCCATCGCCGCCGCGCCCCGTGCTGATCGAGCTTGACGCTCCCGGCCCTTCGCCCGCCGACGCACCGCCTGTCGAGGGACCCATGCCGCTGCCGGGTGCCATGCGCGGGGCGGCCGCCGTGGCAGCGGCGCGGCCATCCCGGTTCGGGCGGCTGGCGATCTGGGTGCTGGGCGCCTTTGGCAGTTTCGTGATCTCGGTCGCGCTGTGGGATTTCGTGACAGCGCTTCTGGCGCGCAACAGCCTGCTGGGCTCGGTGGCGATGCTGCTGACCGGCGCGGCGGTTCTGGTTGTGCTGGTCTTCGCGCTGCGCGAGGCGATGGCCTATGCACGCCTTGCGCGGATCGACGACCTTCACAGGCGGATCGTTGCCGCGCGAACCGCGCCGCTGGCCGAGGCGCGACGTGCCGCGGCGGCGGTCGAGGCGCTCTATGCGGGGCGCGAGGACATGCGATGGGCTCTGGACCGCCTGCGCAGCCGCCGGGACGAGGTGCTGGATGCCGACGCGGTGATCGCCCTGACCGAGGCGGAACTGATGGCGGCGCTTGACCTTGCCGCCCGGGCCGAGATCGAGGGGGCGGCGCGCCAGGTGGCCCTGGCCACCGCGCTTGTGCCGCTGGCGCTTGCCGATGTGGCGGTCGCGCTGTGGGCCAACCTGCGGATGGTGCGGCGGCTGGCCGCGATCTATGGCGGGCGGGCGGGCACGCTGGGCAGCTGGCGCCTGATGCGGCGCGTGTTCACGCATCTGGCGGCAACCGGCGCCCTGGCGCTGACGGACGACCTGATCGGATCGGTCGCGGGCGGCGGCGTGCTGTCCAAGCTGTCGCGGCGGTTCGGAGAAGGGCTGGTGAACGGGGCTCTGACCGCGCGCGTCGGCGTGGCCGCGATGGAGGTGTGCCGCCCGATGCCCTTTGCCGCGCTGCCGAGGCCGAAGGTGTCGAACCTGGTCGGCCGGGCGCTGAGCGGGCTGATCCCCTCATCGGATCGGGGCGACTGACCGGCCGCACGGGCCGCCGGGGATCAGTTGAGATCCTTCAGCAGCCGCCCATGACGGCGCACTTCGGCCAGCACCTCGCCGAACGTGTCGAGCCGGCGCCCCGCCAGCATCGGCAGAAGCTTCAGGAAGGCATCGGCCGTTGCCACGGTGTCGCCGATGGCGGTGTGCCGCGCCTCTTCGGGGATCGTGATGCCCAGACGGTGGGTAAGGGCGTCAAGGCTGTGGGTCTCGGCCTGGCCGAACACCACCGCCGACAGCAGCACGGTGTCGAGGATCGGGTGATCGAAGGTGACGCCCATTGCGCGCTCGTGCCGCTTCAGGAACTGCATGTCGAACGGGGCATTGTGGGCAATCAGCACCGCACCCTCGGCAAAGCGGTGAAACGCCCGGCCCACCTCCTCGATCCCCGGGGCCTCGGCCACCATGGCCTCGGTGATCCCGTGAACATCGGTCG
Encoded here:
- the ileS gene encoding isoleucine--tRNA ligase — its product is MCADTTTAPDYRDTVFLPETEFPMRAGLPQREPGWLDRWARIGVYDRLRERAAGRAPFVLHDGPPYANGHLHIGHALNKVLKDMVVRSQQMMGRDSRYVPGWDCHGLPIEWKIEEQYRAKGLNKDDVDTVAFRQECRKFAEGWIDVQRAEFKRLGVTGAWDRPYLTMDYHAEAVIAAEFMQFLMNGSLYQGSKPVMWSPVEKTALAEAEVEYHEHTSHQVWVPFRVASTSYLGIGGTNPESHEQLLRHQALRSARVLIWTTTPWTIPQNRAVAFNPSISYGLYEVTGRPAESNATIGSTYLMADNLAAQVMAAAKLDGTMYRRLRDVTADELGALTLAHPFRGIEGGNGEWDYDVPMLPGEHVTDDAGTGFVHTAPSHGDDDYILGQKFGLPMTYNVEPDGSYRADVPIFGGQHIITPEGKEGPANVSVIRALHGAGALFAKAKLRHSYPHSWRSKAPVIYRNTPQWFVAIDRKLDDGMGAHGDTIRSRALASINELVTWTPQTGRNRLHSMIEARPDWVLSRQRAWGVPLTCFVRKGARPTDPEFLLRDERVNARIVAAFEAEGADVWYVQGFKERVLDGLVDSAAYEQVFDILDVWFDSGSTHAFVLRDRADGAADGIADLYLEGTDQHRGWFHSSLLQACGTKGRAPYRGVLTHGFTLDEKGMKMSKSLGNTVAPQAVIDEYGADILRLWVAQSDYTQDLRIGKEILKGVADSYRRLRNTLRFMLGNLKDFDETERVAPAEMPELERWVLHRLAELDAEVRSGYAAYDFQGVFQRLFAFATTDLSSIYFDIRKDALYCDAPSSLRRRACRTILDLLFHRLTGWLAPILVFTAEEVWLSRFPSDDDSIHLRDFPETPVDWRDDALAERWQRIRQARRVVTAALEVQRTAKVIGASLEAAPVVHVQDQGLLAALRAVDFAEICITSGMTLTDAAAAEDAFHLAEVPGIAVVFAPAEGQKCERCWQILPDVGHHRHPATCARCDAALG
- the truA gene encoding tRNA pseudouridine(38-40) synthase TruA, yielding MPRYAFRIEYDGTPFHGWQRQSEGHASVQGAVEAALARLDPAAPVVQGAGRTDAGVHATGQVAHADLSRDWDVFRLLQAVNAHLRPLPVAVTACAQVGADFHARFSARERQYLYRIVNRRAPPVLDRGTAWHVAPPLDAGAMRAGAAHLIGRHDFTTFRAALCQAQSPVKTLDAAGVEALPLPGGQEIRLTFRARSFLHSQVRSMVGTLERVGAGAWAPRRMADAIAARDRAACGPVAPPQGLCLTHVAYETDPFAT
- a CDS encoding YcjX family protein; protein product: MVGGIVRGAGDVVQGLSESLFEEPRIRLGVTGLARAGKTVFITSLVANLMDRARMVQFSAADQIETAFLQPQPHVTLPRFEYEAHLAALTGPAPRWPASTRQISELRLSLRLRPQGLFGGLRGPRTLHLDIIDYPGEWLLDVALLDLDYAAWCDRTLARIEGRAEAAAFLAQARAADGSLPFDEETARQLAAAWTDHLSAARDAGWSDCTPGRFLLPGDLAGSPVLTFAPLPPPSSTPRGSLWREMSRRFVAYRDRVVAPFFRDHFARIDRQVVLMDVLGAIHAGPRALEDQRRTMAEILSAFRPGTTGMLLRLLGAKRVERILFAATKADHLHHTEHPRMTAIIEAMLREARDRAAFAGARTMALSLASLRATTEEMRDHGGVALPCVRGTLEGTGRQAALFPGHLPEDPGRLLSPAREGAERWLDGDWRLMTFAPAALSLKPGEGPPHIRLDRAADFLLSDRLA
- a CDS encoding DUF922 domain-containing protein, with the translated sequence MDVIIDIAAPTPARYDVAGTTAAALRRALSRHGEWGQFSGRLTVTPQGRPTVSRVRVACRPVVTMPNWTNRADAPRDLQAKWDRMYAALERHERGHEDILRRIANEFRDDVQAMDPAPDRNRLRRLGRELLREHRARQVSYDRATSHGQRDGVELPD
- a CDS encoding TIGR01620 family protein — protein: MSAPPSPPRPVLIELDAPGPSPADAPPVEGPMPLPGAMRGAAAVAAARPSRFGRLAIWVLGAFGSFVISVALWDFVTALLARNSLLGSVAMLLTGAAVLVVLVFALREAMAYARLARIDDLHRRIVAARTAPLAEARRAAAAVEALYAGREDMRWALDRLRSRRDEVLDADAVIALTEAELMAALDLAARAEIEGAARQVALATALVPLALADVAVALWANLRMVRRLAAIYGGRAGTLGSWRLMRRVFTHLAATGALALTDDLIGSVAGGGVLSKLSRRFGEGLVNGALTARVGVAAMEVCRPMPFAALPRPKVSNLVGRALSGLIPSSDRGD